Proteins co-encoded in one Elusimicrobiota bacterium genomic window:
- a CDS encoding DUF4372 domain-containing protein, with translation MHCNTILHQLQSVVPRHQFEKLETSRKNNRYVKHFTCWHQFTAMLYAQASGKDSLRDLETALSTQYPKLYHLGLKPVKRSTLADANSNRN, from the coding sequence ATGCATTGTAACACAATTTTGCATCAATTGCAAAGCGTAGTGCCTCGACATCAATTTGAGAAACTGGAAACCAGCCGTAAAAACAACCGCTACGTCAAGCATTTTACCTGCTGGCACCAGTTTACTGCCATGCTCTACGCCCAAGCCAGCGGGAAAGACAGCTTGCGCGATCTAGAAACCGCGTTGAGTACACAATATCCCAAACTCTACCACTTAGGCCTTAAACCCGTAAAACGGTCCACCCTGGCGGACGCCAATTCCAACCGGAATTAG
- a CDS encoding AAA family ATPase: MVDNILKDLNGPTEWAFEDIKRYFQALQTVRYTEASVGPVEINNFLAKEIQEEGSFWGDGLITPKGTTFITGSAKIGKSTFALNLALSLAMGKDFLGFRIPGPKKVLFLQQEISEFHLQKRLKRMSKGLKIPENRLYCMTCNFKLDMHADIMELKKYIAQIKPDVVVFDPMYKFFLTLDENSSKEIKLLLNEFDKLTREFGIALVIIHHHKKSNGTEKYSPGMIRGSSTLFDYGSSYVILNKSGQFSNHLRVDFELRNAENPGNVFINMTDALWFKVCSG; the protein is encoded by the coding sequence ATGGTAGACAATATTTTGAAAGATCTGAACGGTCCGACTGAATGGGCTTTTGAGGATATCAAGCGATATTTTCAAGCGCTGCAAACAGTGCGATATACTGAAGCATCGGTCGGGCCTGTTGAGATAAACAATTTCTTGGCTAAAGAAATACAAGAGGAGGGAAGTTTCTGGGGCGATGGTTTGATAACACCGAAAGGGACTACGTTTATTACGGGGTCTGCTAAGATCGGAAAATCGACTTTTGCATTGAATCTGGCTTTATCGCTGGCTATGGGAAAAGATTTTTTAGGGTTTAGAATACCTGGTCCGAAAAAGGTTTTGTTCCTACAGCAGGAGATAAGCGAATTCCATTTGCAGAAAAGGTTGAAGCGGATGAGCAAAGGCCTGAAGATTCCGGAAAATAGGCTTTACTGTATGACCTGTAATTTCAAGTTAGACATGCATGCAGATATCATGGAGCTGAAAAAGTACATCGCACAAATAAAGCCGGATGTTGTTGTTTTTGACCCGATGTATAAGTTTTTCCTGACACTTGATGAAAATTCGTCTAAGGAAATAAAACTTTTGCTGAACGAATTCGACAAGCTGACGCGTGAGTTCGGGATTGCTTTGGTGATTATACATCATCATAAGAAATCGAATGGCACTGAAAAGTATAGTCCGGGCATGATAAGGGGTTCAAGCACTTTGTTTGATTACGGCAGCAGTTACGTAATATTGAATAAGTCCGGGCAATTCAGTAATCATTTAAGGGTAGATTTCGAGCTGCGAAACGCGGAGAATCCAGGGAACGTATTTATAAACATGACGGATGCACTCTGGTTTAAAGTTTGCAGCGGTTGA
- a CDS encoding DUF6876 family protein, with protein sequence MDTNEKQKLEDELKTFTGTEHYFRNFTGLIFTDGIQYLAEKTGAHWLIDLIGSYQYKLKNIPFQLWTIKVNDDKTAEVICKEDTHTPIIVKQKLEYTDFPLKNFECYCIDGILLLTTEN encoded by the coding sequence ATGGATACAAATGAAAAACAAAAACTTGAAGATGAACTTAAAACCTTTACGGGTACTGAACATTATTTCAGGAATTTTACCGGTTTGATATTTACTGACGGGATTCAGTACCTGGCGGAAAAGACTGGCGCGCATTGGCTTATAGACTTAATTGGGAGCTATCAGTATAAACTTAAAAATATCCCTTTTCAGCTGTGGACAATAAAAGTCAATGATGACAAAACCGCTGAGGTCATATGCAAAGAAGACACACACACGCCGATCATAGTTAAGCAGAAACTCGAATATACAGATTTTCCACTCAAAAATTTTGAGTGTTACTGTATAGACGGGATACTTTTGCTTACAACAGAAAACTAA
- a CDS encoding Hsp70 family protein: MSKMEDKTMKSKSGSTFCGTDLGTTNSLIGIIDDDGKVRVLKNAEGEYLTPSVVLFRDGKVPVIGRPAKNEALLHPQHVIPRVKRSMGNDLTIYKDDSGKEYRPEEISAMILKKLKQDAETQLQVQVKDVVISVPHYFTEAERRATKAAGEIAGFDVMSLISEPVAALLSYGIDKESDQTVLVFDFGGGTLDVTLARIENGVISVIGCGGDKFLGGEDIDGILCQHVVNNFKKNHGVDLDPVKDNAEIQALRDRATRIKESLSVKPHNLFIYEAKGKQFSQDMTRDEFNELCSPIFEKAKAVVERLMAEQGMDYKAVDKIIPVGGSSRIPKIHEMLRNMFGKEPVKHESVDPDKAIVIGATIKAAIDIGKSTGKVQTASGKYLPSPDIKFEDIVTHSLGVAAFEGKDNFEKNCVIIPKCTGLPVTLKQCFRLVDAKQTAAMIRVLEGDDNVAADKCQELLKVEMNGLPQESVPTARIEVTFEYSQSGILKCIARDLVSGKTTPGEISHTSGLSKKEIDEKRKELEQKLKKMEEGETAC, encoded by the coding sequence ATGTCGAAAATGGAGGACAAAACAATGAAAAGTAAGAGTGGCAGTACATTTTGTGGTACAGATTTGGGAACCACCAACAGCTTGATCGGCATCATTGACGATGACGGTAAAGTCAGAGTTCTGAAAAACGCTGAAGGCGAATACTTGACACCTTCGGTAGTACTATTTCGCGACGGCAAGGTTCCGGTAATAGGCCGTCCGGCAAAAAATGAAGCGTTACTGCACCCCCAGCATGTTATCCCGCGAGTAAAGCGCAGCATGGGGAATGATTTGACTATCTACAAAGACGATAGTGGAAAGGAATACCGTCCGGAAGAGATTTCTGCGATGATTCTCAAGAAACTGAAACAAGACGCAGAAACGCAACTTCAAGTCCAGGTTAAAGATGTTGTGATATCAGTGCCCCACTATTTCACAGAAGCTGAACGTAGGGCAACAAAAGCTGCCGGTGAGATTGCGGGATTTGATGTCATGTCTTTGATAAGCGAACCGGTGGCAGCATTATTGTCTTACGGAATTGACAAAGAATCCGACCAAACGGTACTAGTCTTTGACTTTGGCGGTGGAACGTTGGATGTCACACTGGCCCGCATCGAAAACGGTGTTATTTCAGTCATTGGCTGCGGGGGAGACAAATTCCTCGGAGGGGAAGATATCGACGGAATTTTGTGTCAACATGTGGTGAACAACTTCAAAAAGAATCACGGGGTAGATTTGGATCCAGTAAAAGACAATGCGGAAATCCAGGCATTAAGAGATAGGGCTACCAGGATAAAAGAATCACTGTCAGTCAAACCGCACAATTTGTTTATCTATGAGGCTAAGGGCAAACAGTTTTCGCAGGACATGACCCGAGATGAATTTAACGAATTGTGCAGCCCGATCTTTGAAAAAGCAAAAGCTGTCGTTGAGCGTTTAATGGCAGAGCAAGGGATGGATTACAAGGCGGTGGACAAAATAATTCCGGTGGGCGGGTCTTCCAGGATACCAAAAATCCATGAGATGCTAAGAAACATGTTTGGGAAGGAACCTGTGAAACATGAATCAGTGGACCCGGACAAAGCGATAGTAATCGGCGCTACAATCAAAGCCGCGATTGATATCGGTAAGTCAACGGGAAAAGTACAAACCGCCAGCGGGAAATATCTGCCGTCACCAGATATAAAATTTGAGGACATTGTTACACATAGTTTGGGTGTTGCCGCATTTGAGGGTAAAGACAACTTCGAGAAAAACTGTGTGATTATCCCCAAATGTACGGGCTTGCCTGTTACGTTAAAACAATGTTTTAGGTTGGTAGACGCAAAACAAACCGCCGCGATGATTCGTGTGCTTGAAGGCGATGATAACGTTGCTGCAGATAAATGCCAGGAACTGTTAAAAGTCGAAATGAACGGACTGCCTCAGGAGAGTGTCCCAACTGCGCGTATTGAAGTTACATTTGAATACAGCCAGTCCGGCATTCTGAAATGTATCGCCCGCGATTTAGTTAGCGGGAAAACTACACCCGGTGAGATCTCTCATACTAGTGGGTTGAGCAAAAAAGAGATTGACGAAAAACGCAAGGAGTTGGAACAGAAGTTAAAGAAAATGGAAGAAGGTGAAACAGCATGTTGA
- a CDS encoding vWA domain-containing protein — protein MIDCSGSMAYRDWKGQRIKAAKNAAIEFVDKKLEIDKNDEIGLVWFSSKAAIEVPLLTVGDNYRTIVDGINRLSPTFSTNMVAGLEMAGSVLGLPWGTLYGDERIILLSDGAHTDSGNPVTHANMLKQLGVIIDCIGIGTKTGVDEKTLKAIASVVNGKVRYRWIGDEETLVKHFAELSNKLILDR, from the coding sequence GTGATTGACTGCTCGGGGTCAATGGCATACAGGGATTGGAAAGGGCAAAGGATAAAGGCTGCAAAAAACGCAGCGATTGAGTTTGTCGATAAGAAACTTGAGATTGACAAAAATGATGAGATAGGCCTTGTGTGGTTCAGTTCCAAAGCAGCGATTGAAGTCCCATTACTCACTGTCGGAGATAATTATAGGACGATAGTCGATGGGATCAACAGGCTATCCCCGACATTTTCAACAAACATGGTTGCGGGTCTTGAGATGGCAGGAAGTGTGTTGGGATTACCATGGGGAACACTCTACGGCGATGAACGAATTATACTCCTGAGTGATGGTGCGCATACGGATTCCGGTAATCCCGTAACCCATGCAAATATGCTTAAACAGCTTGGAGTGATAATCGATTGTATTGGTATAGGCACAAAGACTGGGGTAGATGAAAAGACATTAAAGGCAATTGCTTCGGTAGTAAACGGCAAAGTTAGGTACAGATGGATAGGGGATGAAGAAACCCTAGTGAAACACTTCGCAGAACTCAGCAACAAGCTAATTCTCGATAGATGA
- the grpE gene encoding nucleotide exchange factor GrpE has translation MYMYLMLVVLASELVLIGLYLSDQLNHLKNAVSLIPVGSQSPATTGQEAMLQNSEQLGLIKNLLAKSDEQNSLIKVIAEILQDAYKNEIVEGVSNKLIGHRESFVDRKILSNIIADLILLNDRLEASIKDANLLFSKATDTQDTNLEWLIFKIDSYSKEVQNILYQNDVEELTSESKYNPAIHKVIQVKNTIHINEEKEVVVVRKGYKMKEKLLRPAEVLVKKYVENGGQNNEK, from the coding sequence ATGTACATGTATTTGATGTTAGTAGTATTAGCGTCTGAACTTGTGTTAATCGGCTTGTATTTGTCAGATCAGTTGAACCACTTGAAAAATGCGGTGTCTCTAATTCCTGTTGGTTCTCAAAGTCCTGCAACAACCGGACAAGAGGCAATGTTACAAAACAGCGAACAACTGGGGCTAATCAAAAACTTATTGGCGAAAAGCGATGAACAAAATTCGTTGATAAAAGTTATTGCAGAAATACTTCAAGATGCGTATAAGAACGAGATCGTAGAAGGCGTCAGCAATAAACTTATTGGCCATAGAGAGTCCTTTGTCGACAGAAAGATACTGTCAAACATCATCGCAGATCTAATCCTGCTAAATGACCGTCTTGAAGCAAGTATCAAAGACGCCAATCTGCTATTTAGCAAGGCTACTGATACGCAAGACACTAATCTTGAATGGTTAATCTTTAAAATCGATAGTTACTCGAAGGAAGTTCAAAACATTCTTTATCAGAATGACGTAGAGGAGCTAACATCGGAGAGTAAATACAACCCCGCAATCCACAAAGTAATTCAGGTTAAAAATACTATACACATAAACGAAGAAAAGGAGGTGGTAGTTGTAAGGAAAGGTTATAAGATGAAAGAAAAATTGTTGAGGCCAGCGGAAGTGTTAGTAAAGAAATATGTCGAAAATGGAGGACAAAACAATGAAAAGTAA
- a CDS encoding ParB/RepB/Spo0J family partition protein, with the protein MKNKKNVNRKPTKANVIKVNKTVLKETKITSVVDIMVEMVPLKDIVPSKNNPRTDLRSDDNVKEIKLLEESVKQNKCIEVPIIVFRRKDGKFEIIDGERRWRALTEAGITEIPKSMLDIREDLSRVEIAILQAKLDAQRKNWDILDRARLYKSLLEQTDFNQRKLSIVVGVVETYMSEMISVASINPEAIQILHYGEVPSRAYREFARLKNKARELELANEIIKNKLNTTESVAALVTSWNRDEKLRKHKKEQEQSSDTTTSAISEQMQAEAAVIEKNTFIVVEMYKVKIHATTDVIKKILKKLNQYKVAGSLDIEKMPDPVVESPAVENEQKEGAPDNR; encoded by the coding sequence ATGAAGAACAAAAAAAATGTGAATAGAAAACCGACAAAAGCAAATGTAATAAAAGTAAACAAAACCGTCTTAAAAGAAACAAAGATTACCTCGGTAGTTGATATCATGGTTGAAATGGTTCCACTTAAAGATATTGTACCGAGCAAAAATAACCCCAGAACCGATTTGCGTAGTGATGATAATGTAAAAGAAATAAAGCTTCTTGAAGAATCTGTTAAACAAAACAAGTGTATAGAAGTCCCAATCATCGTATTTCGCAGAAAAGACGGGAAGTTTGAAATAATTGACGGTGAAAGAAGATGGCGTGCATTAACTGAAGCTGGAATAACAGAAATACCGAAATCGATGTTAGATATCAGGGAAGATTTATCTCGTGTTGAGATAGCAATCTTACAAGCAAAGTTGGATGCGCAACGTAAAAATTGGGACATACTTGATAGAGCCAGATTATATAAATCATTACTAGAACAAACAGATTTTAACCAGAGAAAATTATCAATAGTTGTCGGGGTTGTCGAAACATATATGTCTGAAATGATAAGTGTGGCATCAATAAATCCAGAAGCGATTCAAATACTTCACTACGGTGAAGTACCTAGTCGCGCATACCGTGAATTTGCACGGTTGAAAAACAAAGCCCGCGAGCTTGAACTAGCGAATGAAATAATTAAAAATAAACTTAATACAACAGAGAGTGTAGCTGCACTAGTAACAAGTTGGAATAGAGATGAGAAGCTAAGAAAACACAAAAAAGAACAGGAACAATCTTCCGATACTACAACATCGGCAATATCCGAGCAGATGCAAGCTGAAGCAGCAGTCATCGAAAAAAACACATTCATAGTAGTAGAGATGTATAAAGTAAAAATACATGCTACTACAGATGTTATAAAAAAGATCCTGAAGAAATTGAACCAATATAAGGTAGCTGGGTCACTGGATATTGAAAAGATGCCAGACCCCGTTGTGGAAAGTCCCGCGGTTGAAAATGAACAAAAAGAAGGAGCACCGGATAACAGATGA
- a CDS encoding IS4 family transposase — protein MLNNTKLLWLALVLTLRRTASTCMDKAYIDFQWLYSITQRQAFFVTRAKDHLIYTITGQQAVINKNVSSDTTITLNGFYQKQDYPQTLRLIWYIDPETGKSLTFLTNNFKLAAFTIAQIYKARWQIEVFFKWLKQNLKIKTFFGTSKNAVLTQIWTAMCYYLLLTYIKYQSKYKYSLFYLHKMIRTTLMERINLIDLLNLNDKMLTKVKNTDQQLLLNLKF, from the coding sequence ATGCTAAACAACACGAAATTACTGTGGCTCGCTCTTGTTTTGACATTACGCCGGACAGCATCTACATGTATGGACAAAGCCTACATCGATTTCCAGTGGTTGTATTCGATAACCCAGCGCCAGGCCTTCTTTGTGACCCGGGCTAAGGACCACCTCATTTACACCATTACCGGACAGCAGGCGGTTATTAATAAAAATGTCAGCTCGGACACTACTATTACTTTAAACGGATTTTACCAAAAACAGGATTATCCCCAAACCTTGCGGCTAATTTGGTACATTGATCCGGAAACCGGTAAATCTCTCACTTTTTTGACTAACAATTTTAAGCTGGCGGCTTTTACGATTGCTCAAATATACAAAGCCAGGTGGCAGATTGAAGTGTTTTTCAAGTGGCTCAAACAAAACCTTAAAATTAAAACGTTCTTCGGTACTTCAAAAAACGCGGTACTTACCCAAATTTGGACTGCTATGTGTTATTACCTGCTTCTCACTTACATCAAATACCAGTCTAAGTACAAATATTCGTTGTTTTACCTTCACAAAATGATACGTACCACTCTTATGGAACGCATTAATCTGATTGATTTACTCAACTTAAATGATAAAATGTTAACTAAGGTCAAAAACACTGATCAACAGCTGCTTTTGAACCTAAAGTTTTAG
- a CDS encoding DUF3768 domain-containing protein encodes MNIAERNDLLRASIPCISKPNALLLTRGIYDKFNDDDVAKIMAKVKTFNNFTTDNDPWKEHDFGSFEHNGVKIFWKIDDYAGAEGLQLVLTILLAEEY; translated from the coding sequence ATGAATATAGCTGAAAGAAACGATTTGTTGCGTGCCAGTATCCCATGTATATCCAAACCCAACGCATTATTGTTGACCCGCGGGATATATGACAAGTTCAACGACGACGATGTCGCGAAAATAATGGCAAAAGTGAAAACGTTTAATAATTTTACGACAGACAATGACCCTTGGAAAGAACACGACTTTGGATCATTTGAACACAACGGTGTCAAAATATTTTGGAAGATCGATGACTACGCGGGTGCAGAGGGTCTTCAACTTGTTTTAACAATCCTCCTCGCGGAAGAATATTAA